Proteins encoded within one genomic window of Bacillus sp. 1NLA3E:
- the fabF gene encoding beta-ketoacyl-ACP synthase II, which produces MKKRVVVTGIGAVTPVGNDAYSTWNNIKNGVSGVAPITKFDTERFNVKVAGEVKNFMPEEFMDGKEARRMGRYTQFAVAASKMAIMDAGVHIGENVDPERVGVWIGSGIGGLDEFEEQHKRFMDKGPKRVSPFIIPMLIPDMAAGRVSIELGAKGINNCSVTACASGANSIGDAFRVIQNGELDMMIAGGTEAAITQMTIAGFSNMTALSTNTDPTKASRPFDKNRDGFVIAEGSGILILEELEHALARGAKIHGEIVGYGATGDAYHITTPAPNGEGGQRAMKLALNDAGITPEQVDYINAHGTSTYYNDLYETKAIKEVFGDYAYKVPVSSTKSMTGHLLGAAGAIEAVFALLTIKEGIIPPTINIETPDEELDLDYVPNNARQSNVEFVLSNSLGFGGHNATLIFKKY; this is translated from the coding sequence ATGAAAAAACGAGTAGTTGTTACAGGGATTGGAGCCGTTACTCCAGTAGGAAATGATGCATATTCAACATGGAACAATATTAAAAACGGTGTGTCGGGTGTAGCACCTATCACAAAGTTTGATACGGAAAGATTTAATGTAAAAGTAGCTGGTGAAGTAAAAAACTTCATGCCTGAAGAATTTATGGATGGTAAAGAAGCGAGACGAATGGGTCGTTATACTCAATTTGCTGTTGCAGCTAGTAAGATGGCAATAATGGACGCTGGAGTCCATATTGGCGAAAATGTGGATCCAGAACGTGTAGGCGTATGGATTGGTTCTGGAATTGGCGGATTAGATGAGTTCGAAGAACAACATAAGCGCTTTATGGACAAAGGTCCAAAAAGGGTAAGCCCATTTATCATTCCAATGTTGATTCCCGATATGGCCGCAGGTCGTGTCTCGATTGAATTAGGAGCGAAAGGAATCAATAATTGCTCTGTAACGGCCTGTGCATCAGGTGCAAATTCAATCGGTGATGCTTTCCGTGTGATTCAGAATGGTGAATTGGATATGATGATTGCAGGAGGAACCGAAGCTGCGATCACCCAAATGACGATTGCTGGATTTTCTAACATGACGGCACTTTCGACTAATACCGATCCGACAAAAGCAAGTCGCCCATTTGATAAAAATCGTGATGGATTTGTAATCGCCGAAGGCTCAGGAATCTTAATTTTAGAAGAGCTAGAACATGCCTTAGCTCGAGGTGCAAAAATTCACGGAGAAATAGTGGGTTATGGAGCTACCGGTGACGCTTATCATATTACGACACCTGCACCAAATGGTGAAGGTGGTCAGCGTGCAATGAAGTTGGCATTAAATGATGCAGGGATTACTCCTGAGCAAGTTGATTATATTAATGCACATGGTACAAGCACTTATTATAATGATTTGTACGAAACTAAGGCGATCAAAGAGGTATTTGGGGATTATGCCTATAAGGTTCCTGTTAGTTCAACGAAATCAATGACTGGACATTTGTTGGGGGCAGCTGGAGCGATTGAGGCAGTATTTGCTCTATTAACTATTAAAGAGGGTATTATTCCTCCGACAATTAATATCGAAACACCTGATGAAGAACTTGATTTGGACTATGTTCCAAATAATGCAAGACAAAGTAATGTTGAGTTTGTATTATCCAATTCTTTAGGATTTGGTGGTCACAATGCCACATTAATCTTTAAAAAATACTAA
- a CDS encoding beta-ketoacyl-ACP synthase III, translated as MKRVGIIGVGTYLPEQIVTNIDLESRIDTNDEWIRTRTGIEERRIAGDDIDTLHMAIKAAKNAIVDAGLDASDIDMILVATSTPDHPFPSVACMVQEALGVKNIPAMDVSAACSGFIYAMATAKPFIESNTYNNILVIGSEKFTKTLDWSDRATCVLFGDGAGAVVLSEVSGDRGILSFELGADGSGGNHLYIDAETGKIAMNGREVYKFAVRQLPESSLRVVERAGLRKEDIDFLIPHQANIRIIDAARERLGLDQEKVSTTVRKHGNTSAASIPLALFSEIQNGLIHDGDIIVMVGFGGGLTWGSVCLKWGK; from the coding sequence ATGAAAAGAGTTGGAATTATCGGTGTTGGGACATATCTACCTGAGCAAATTGTTACAAATATTGATTTAGAAAGTAGAATAGATACTAACGATGAATGGATCCGTACCAGAACAGGGATTGAAGAACGCAGAATTGCCGGGGATGATATAGATACATTACATATGGCAATAAAAGCTGCTAAAAATGCGATTGTAGACGCTGGTTTAGATGCTTCTGACATAGATATGATATTAGTTGCAACTTCTACTCCTGATCATCCTTTTCCTTCGGTTGCTTGCATGGTACAAGAGGCCTTAGGAGTTAAAAATATCCCAGCTATGGATGTAAGTGCTGCTTGTTCAGGGTTTATATATGCAATGGCAACTGCCAAACCATTTATTGAGAGTAATACTTATAACAATATATTGGTGATTGGTAGTGAAAAATTCACTAAAACGCTGGACTGGTCAGACCGGGCTACATGTGTTTTATTTGGTGATGGTGCAGGCGCTGTTGTTCTAAGTGAAGTCTCTGGGGACCGAGGGATTTTATCCTTTGAACTTGGTGCAGACGGTAGCGGCGGAAACCATTTATATATTGACGCAGAGACAGGCAAGATTGCCATGAACGGTAGAGAGGTGTACAAATTCGCTGTTCGTCAATTGCCTGAATCTAGTTTAAGGGTTGTTGAAAGAGCTGGACTGCGGAAAGAGGATATAGATTTTCTCATTCCACATCAAGCAAATATCCGAATAATCGATGCGGCAAGAGAAAGACTTGGTCTTGATCAAGAAAAGGTTTCTACCACCGTTAGAAAACATGGTAATACCTCAGCTGCCTCCATTCCATTAGCTTTGTTTTCAGAAATTCAAAACGGTTTAATTCATGATGGGGATATTATTGTCATGGTCGGTTTTGGTGGAGGTTTAACTTGGGGTTCAGTATGCTTAAAATGGGGTAAATAA
- the hutG gene encoding formimidoylglutamase: MAKFSYLQPGQAAVFKDRHLTKVNECITSFSEGLKGEIGLIGLPSSKSSISLSQAAEAPKKIRACLSSYSTFSGENNHDFNDMKILDFGDCLTHPTDIEETLQRLYVSVSEMLKTNSCERFIMLGGDHGVSFPSIRAFQESFGRVGVIQWDAHHDVRNLTDGGRTNGTPFRSLIEGGFVKGEDLVQIGIRDFSNAKKYHDYVLKAGVSVYTINDVEKAGIVPIVKKEISRLSQQVDFIYLSVDMDVVDQAFAPGCPAIGPGGLTSRELLASITEASGHEKVKAMDIVEIDPSKDFRDMTSRLSAHVMMNFMYHNRVN, encoded by the coding sequence ATGGCGAAATTTAGTTATCTTCAGCCAGGGCAAGCAGCCGTTTTTAAAGACCGGCATCTGACAAAGGTAAATGAGTGTATTACATCTTTTTCGGAAGGGCTTAAGGGAGAGATTGGTTTGATTGGTCTTCCATCTTCCAAGTCTTCGATTTCCCTGTCTCAGGCAGCAGAGGCCCCCAAAAAAATCAGAGCCTGCTTAAGTAGTTACTCCACTTTTTCAGGAGAGAACAATCATGATTTTAATGATATGAAAATTCTTGATTTCGGCGATTGTTTAACGCATCCAACAGATATTGAAGAAACGTTACAAAGGCTATATGTGAGTGTATCGGAAATGCTCAAGACCAATTCGTGTGAGCGTTTTATCATGTTGGGTGGCGACCATGGAGTCAGTTTTCCTTCTATCCGCGCTTTTCAAGAGTCATTTGGTAGGGTCGGGGTGATTCAGTGGGATGCCCACCATGATGTTCGTAATTTAACAGATGGAGGCAGAACAAATGGTACTCCTTTTAGGAGTTTGATTGAAGGTGGTTTTGTTAAAGGGGAAGACCTTGTCCAAATTGGGATACGTGATTTTTCAAATGCAAAAAAATATCATGATTATGTGTTGAAAGCAGGTGTTTCTGTCTACACGATAAACGACGTGGAAAAAGCAGGGATTGTTCCAATAGTAAAAAAGGAAATTAGCAGGTTGTCCCAACAGGTTGATTTTATCTACCTTTCTGTTGATATGGATGTAGTCGACCAAGCATTTGCACCAGGCTGTCCCGCAATTGGGCCGGGTGGACTGACGTCTCGGGAGCTTCTTGCTAGTATTACTGAGGCAAGCGGGCATGAGAAAGTAAAAGCGATGGACATCGTTGAGATTGATCCATCAAAGGATTTTCGTGATATGACGAGTCGACTGTCTGCCCATGTTATGATGAATTTTATGTATCATAATCGTGTTAACTAA
- the hutI gene encoding imidazolonepropionase, producing MEYDLIVDNIGQLILPTCSLKPLKGTEMSQLPVRENAAFAVMNGKVAWIGSDQEAQALTAKERANARKRVVSPGLVDPHTHLVFGGSREQELALKQAGMPYLEILANGGGILATVEATKKATEEELVQKTSRYLERMISFGVTTIEAKSGYGLDKETELKQLRVTKRLQQLFPVSIISTFLGPHAIPPSYKGKKDAFLQEMIDLLAEIKKDQLADFADIFCETGVFTTEQAGVFLQKASEAGFGLKIHADEIDPLGGTELAVALGAISADHLVAASNEGIKRLSECDTVAVLLPGTTFYLGKEHYARARKMIDEGVAVALATDFNPGSCVTENLQLIMSLAALKLRMTAEEIWNAVTANAAFAVGKGGEAGILEIGKPATFVVWDIPNYLYIPYHFGVNHTKSVYYEGIKIWERKCYGEI from the coding sequence ATGGAATACGATTTAATCGTTGATAATATCGGACAGCTGATTCTACCTACCTGTTCGTTGAAACCGTTAAAAGGAACTGAGATGAGTCAATTGCCGGTAAGAGAGAATGCTGCTTTTGCTGTTATGAATGGGAAAGTTGCCTGGATTGGATCAGATCAAGAAGCACAAGCCCTTACAGCAAAAGAACGGGCAAATGCCCGGAAAAGGGTAGTTTCTCCTGGACTGGTTGATCCCCATACTCATCTTGTTTTTGGGGGGTCTCGAGAACAAGAACTTGCTTTAAAGCAAGCAGGGATGCCCTATCTAGAAATTTTAGCGAATGGCGGTGGAATTCTAGCCACGGTGGAAGCAACGAAAAAAGCAACTGAAGAAGAATTAGTCCAAAAAACATCACGATATTTGGAAAGAATGATTTCCTTTGGTGTGACAACGATTGAAGCCAAAAGCGGTTACGGGTTGGATAAAGAAACGGAACTGAAGCAACTTCGGGTTACGAAGCGTCTGCAGCAGCTGTTTCCAGTTTCCATCATCTCGACATTTCTGGGACCACACGCGATTCCACCATCCTATAAAGGGAAAAAGGATGCATTTTTACAGGAAATGATCGATTTATTAGCCGAAATAAAGAAGGATCAACTCGCGGATTTTGCCGATATATTTTGTGAAACAGGTGTGTTTACCACCGAGCAAGCAGGGGTATTTTTACAAAAAGCGAGTGAAGCAGGTTTTGGTTTAAAAATTCACGCTGATGAAATTGACCCACTCGGTGGAACAGAATTAGCAGTGGCACTCGGTGCAATCAGTGCCGATCATTTAGTTGCCGCATCAAATGAAGGAATCAAGCGATTGAGTGAGTGTGACACTGTCGCTGTGTTGCTACCAGGAACAACATTTTACCTCGGCAAAGAACATTACGCACGGGCTCGGAAAATGATTGATGAAGGAGTGGCAGTGGCACTGGCGACGGATTTCAACCCAGGTAGTTGTGTAACCGAAAATCTTCAATTGATCATGTCACTTGCAGCTTTAAAACTAAGAATGACTGCTGAGGAAATCTGGAATGCGGTGACAGCGAATGCAGCTTTTGCGGTAGGTAAAGGGGGAGAAGCGGGCATTCTGGAAATCGGAAAACCAGCAACTTTTGTCGTATGGGATATTCCGAATTATTTGTATATTCCTTATCACTTTGGTGTGAATCATACTAAGAGCGTTTACTATGAAGGAATCAAAATATGGGAGAGAAAATGTTATGGCGAAATTTAG
- the hutU gene encoding urocanate hydratase — protein MTTIPNRTVRAKKGLELECKGWEQEAALRMLYNNLDPEVAEKPEKLVVYGGIGKAARNWEAFDAIVTTLRRLENDETMLVQSGKPVAVFKTHKAAPRVLISNSVLVPKWATWEHFHELDKKGLMMYGQMTAGSWIYIGTQGILQGTYETFAEVARQHFGGSLKGTITLTAGLGGMGGAQPLSVTMNDGVCLAVEIDPKRIKKRLDTHYCDKMTESIDEAIEWALAAKQQGLALSIGLVGNAAEIHHELLRRNVQIDIVTDQTSAHDPLNGYIPEGMTLEEASSLRVNEPYEYMTLAKHSMANHVRAMLAFQQKGAITFDYGNNIRQVAKDAGEQHAFDFPGFVPAYIRPLFCEGKGPFRWAALSGDPEDIYRTDALIKELFPDNKPLIRWIDMAQKKVEFQGLPSRICWLGYGEREKMGLAINDLVRKGELKAPIVIGRDHLDCGSVASPNRETESMKDGSDAVGDWAILNALINVAAGGSWISFHHGGGVGMGYSLHAGMVIVADGTDLAEERLKRVLTTDPGMGIVRHADAGYEKAIEVAKEKGIDIPMLP, from the coding sequence ATGACGACTATTCCGAATCGAACGGTCCGGGCAAAAAAAGGTTTGGAGTTAGAGTGTAAAGGATGGGAGCAAGAAGCAGCACTTCGGATGCTTTATAACAATTTAGATCCTGAAGTGGCAGAAAAGCCAGAGAAATTGGTAGTTTACGGAGGAATTGGAAAGGCTGCTCGAAATTGGGAGGCATTTGATGCGATTGTAACAACGTTAAGACGTCTTGAAAATGATGAAACAATGCTCGTTCAATCAGGGAAACCAGTCGCCGTTTTTAAAACTCATAAAGCGGCACCTAGGGTTTTAATATCGAATTCTGTTCTTGTTCCAAAATGGGCGACTTGGGAACATTTTCACGAGCTCGATAAAAAAGGATTAATGATGTACGGGCAAATGACAGCAGGAAGCTGGATATATATTGGTACCCAGGGAATTTTGCAAGGGACATATGAAACGTTTGCTGAGGTAGCTCGTCAGCACTTTGGCGGTTCGCTTAAAGGGACGATTACGCTAACGGCTGGCCTCGGTGGAATGGGTGGAGCCCAACCATTGTCCGTAACCATGAATGATGGTGTTTGCCTTGCGGTTGAAATTGATCCAAAGCGGATTAAGAAACGGCTTGATACTCACTATTGCGATAAAATGACCGAATCAATTGATGAAGCCATCGAATGGGCTCTTGCGGCAAAGCAACAAGGACTTGCACTGTCAATTGGACTTGTTGGGAACGCCGCAGAAATCCATCACGAGTTACTTAGGAGAAATGTACAAATAGATATTGTAACAGACCAAACATCAGCGCATGATCCACTAAATGGCTATATCCCAGAGGGGATGACATTGGAAGAAGCCAGCTCTCTACGAGTCAATGAACCTTATGAGTATATGACTTTAGCAAAACATTCAATGGCGAATCATGTTCGGGCGATGCTTGCCTTCCAGCAAAAAGGCGCCATCACTTTTGATTACGGAAATAATATTCGTCAAGTGGCGAAAGACGCGGGTGAACAACATGCGTTTGACTTCCCAGGATTTGTTCCAGCTTATATCCGACCTTTATTTTGCGAAGGAAAGGGTCCGTTTCGATGGGCTGCATTATCAGGGGATCCTGAGGACATTTATCGGACAGATGCCCTCATTAAAGAACTATTCCCAGATAATAAGCCACTCATTAGATGGATTGATATGGCTCAGAAAAAGGTTGAATTCCAAGGACTTCCGTCCCGGATTTGCTGGCTCGGATATGGTGAACGAGAGAAAATGGGCCTGGCCATTAATGATCTTGTAAGAAAAGGAGAGTTAAAAGCTCCGATTGTTATTGGTCGAGATCATTTGGATTGTGGGTCTGTAGCTTCACCAAATCGGGAGACAGAGTCGATGAAGGACGGTAGTGATGCGGTAGGAGACTGGGCCATTTTGAATGCACTCATAAATGTTGCCGCAGGTGGATCGTGGATTTCTTTCCATCATGGTGGTGGAGTTGGTATGGGTTATTCCCTTCACGCCGGAATGGTTATAGTTGCTGATGGTACCGATCTCGCCGAGGAACGTTTGAAAAGGGTGTTAACAACGGACCCAGGCATGGGCATTGTCCGGCATGCTGATGCCGGATATGAAAAAGCGATTGAAGTCGCAAAAGAAAAAGGAATCGATATTCCCATGCTTCCTTGA
- the hutH gene encoding histidine ammonia-lyase: MVELTGNSLTLQEISRVCFDGEIVTISAESMHKVAESRAAVEKIVSEKRTIYGINTGFGKFSDVMIDEQDVNDLQLNLIRSHACGVGDPFPEEVSRTMLLLRLNALIKGFSGIRPVIADRLAELLNSRIHPVIPQQGSLGASGDLAPLSHLALVLVGEGKVFYGGRVCSTKEAYKQEGLEPVVLQAKEGLALINGTQAMTAMGAINWIEANELAYQSEWIAALTMEGLEGIIDAFHPAIHEARGYPEQMAVAQRMRQLLSGSKLITRQGEKRVQDAYSLRCIPQVHGASWQALDYVKEKLEIEMNAATDNPLIFDDGETVISGGNFHGQPIAIAMDFMKIAVAELASISERRIERLVNPQLNDLPPFLSVQPGLQSGAMIMQYVAASLVSENKTLAHPASVDSIPSSANQEDHVSMGTIAARHAFSIIQNVRRVLAIECICALQAVQYRGVDKMAPQTREFYEEARKLVPSITGDRVFSEDIERVTDWLKKNDRTWTNIRDGFQVDECKPYPIIDIAL; encoded by the coding sequence ATGGTTGAGCTAACAGGGAACTCTTTAACTTTACAAGAAATAAGCAGAGTTTGTTTTGATGGTGAAATCGTCACGATTAGTGCAGAGAGTATGCATAAGGTTGCGGAAAGCCGAGCAGCTGTGGAAAAAATTGTTTCAGAAAAACGGACGATATACGGGATCAATACTGGGTTTGGTAAGTTCAGTGATGTGATGATTGATGAACAGGATGTAAATGATCTGCAATTAAATTTAATCCGCTCCCATGCTTGTGGGGTTGGTGATCCATTTCCAGAAGAGGTATCACGAACCATGCTATTGCTTCGTTTGAATGCTTTAATAAAGGGCTTCTCTGGAATACGCCCCGTCATTGCAGATAGACTCGCCGAATTATTAAACTCCAGAATACATCCTGTGATTCCTCAGCAAGGTTCATTGGGCGCATCAGGTGATTTAGCCCCGCTTTCTCACCTCGCCCTCGTCTTGGTAGGAGAAGGAAAAGTCTTTTATGGGGGAAGGGTTTGCTCAACCAAAGAGGCGTATAAACAGGAGGGGCTGGAGCCAGTCGTCTTGCAGGCAAAAGAAGGGCTAGCTTTGATCAACGGCACACAGGCCATGACTGCAATGGGGGCCATTAATTGGATTGAAGCAAATGAATTGGCCTATCAGTCCGAATGGATAGCAGCCCTGACAATGGAAGGATTAGAGGGCATAATTGATGCCTTTCATCCGGCTATCCATGAAGCTCGGGGGTATCCAGAGCAAATGGCAGTGGCACAGCGTATGAGACAACTATTATCAGGAAGTAAACTCATTACCAGACAAGGGGAAAAACGTGTCCAAGATGCCTATTCATTAAGATGTATTCCACAAGTCCACGGCGCCTCTTGGCAAGCATTGGATTATGTAAAAGAAAAACTTGAAATCGAAATGAATGCAGCAACCGACAATCCTTTGATTTTTGATGACGGCGAGACCGTGATATCGGGAGGGAATTTCCATGGCCAACCGATTGCAATCGCCATGGATTTTATGAAAATAGCCGTGGCTGAGTTAGCTAGTATTTCAGAGCGGAGGATTGAAAGACTTGTAAATCCGCAACTAAATGATTTGCCTCCGTTTTTAAGTGTCCAACCCGGCTTACAATCAGGGGCAATGATCATGCAATATGTGGCTGCCTCGCTTGTTTCAGAAAACAAAACATTAGCTCACCCAGCTAGTGTCGATTCTATCCCTTCCTCTGCAAATCAGGAGGATCACGTCAGTATGGGGACAATCGCCGCAAGACACGCATTTAGCATCATTCAGAATGTTCGGCGGGTTCTAGCAATAGAATGTATTTGTGCTCTTCAGGCAGTTCAATATCGTGGTGTGGATAAAATGGCACCACAAACGCGAGAATTTTATGAAGAAGCAAGAAAACTAGTGCCATCGATTACGGGGGATCGTGTATTTTCGGAGGATATTGAAAGAGTAACAGATTGGCTAAAAAAAAATGACAGGACATGGACAAATATAAGGGATGGATTCCAGGTCGATGAATGTAAACCATATCCTATCATTGATATAGCTCTTTAA
- the hutP gene encoding hut operon transcriptional regulator HutP, which translates to MSQKIAIGKLAVLLAALTEEELENFQPSLKDVTYCQGKVGSMNMQKVISAVETAAKRTKLIQDQFYRETHALYHAILEAIKGVTRGQSAIGEMGRTVGLRFAVVRGTPFPDKGEGEWIAVAFYGTIGAPVKGWEHETVGLGINHI; encoded by the coding sequence ATGAGTCAAAAAATAGCAATAGGAAAATTAGCCGTACTTCTGGCTGCCCTGACAGAGGAAGAATTAGAAAATTTTCAACCTTCACTTAAGGATGTCACATATTGTCAGGGAAAAGTCGGTTCGATGAATATGCAGAAGGTCATTTCAGCAGTGGAAACGGCTGCTAAGCGAACCAAGCTCATTCAAGATCAGTTTTACCGGGAAACTCATGCTTTATATCACGCCATATTAGAAGCCATTAAGGGTGTAACTAGAGGTCAGTCTGCTATTGGCGAAATGGGAAGGACCGTAGGACTTCGATTTGCAGTTGTTCGTGGGACTCCGTTTCCTGATAAAGGTGAAGGGGAATGGATAGCCGTTGCTTTTTATGGGACCATTGGTGCTCCCGTAAAAGGTTGGGAGCATGAAACGGTTGGTTTAGGAATTAACCATATATGA
- a CDS encoding DUF3870 domain-containing protein: MNTIFIAGHAKLPSGMAARSVFETLTITAEIDKKYGVIVDASCTLATEHGKDFIRRILKGHSLLDGIDLPLETLKNGYFGKANNALVAALKDLYKQYEAK; encoded by the coding sequence ATGAATACAATTTTTATTGCCGGACATGCAAAATTACCATCAGGGATGGCTGCGAGAAGTGTTTTTGAAACATTGACAATCACTGCTGAAATTGATAAAAAATATGGGGTAATCGTCGATGCTTCATGTACATTAGCAACTGAGCATGGGAAGGATTTTATTCGCAGAATTTTAAAAGGCCACAGCCTTTTGGATGGAATTGATTTGCCGCTTGAAACATTAAAAAACGGATATTTTGGGAAAGCAAATAACGCCCTGGTTGCTGCATTAAAAGATTTATATAAACAATACGAAGCAAAATAA
- a CDS encoding MFS transporter — MGENQSNRTWIIVFVACFLGLLVDGMDIQMLSVTIPSLMEEFHLTKAAAGLISTWSLVGMAIGGIIGGWLSDRFGRVRMAAWMMVLFSVGTAFLGFVQSYEQFLIIRFISAIGIGAEYSICTMLMAEYVPTKKRTTILGALQSSYSVGYLAAVLLAGAIIPQHGWRPLFFISILPVILAIFIAYKIPEPKGWKDETKKSNENKKNEWVTIFKDPKTRGTFLFWILTATFLQFGYYGVGTWLPTYIVTELGFTFTKMTGYLVGTYTAAILGKAMAGWLADRFGRRNVYVISAFLTAGALPFIYFYHTPTNIIMLLTILGFIYGAQYGINSTYMSESFPTHIRGTAVGGAYNIGRFGAAIAPISIGIIAESHSIGLGLAMLGIAYAISGIIPALFIREKMFDPFENISIDITDQKEGASKNHSA, encoded by the coding sequence TTGGGGGAGAATCAATCAAACAGAACATGGATTATTGTATTCGTCGCCTGTTTTTTAGGGCTATTAGTAGATGGAATGGATATTCAAATGCTATCTGTAACGATTCCAAGTTTAATGGAAGAATTTCACCTTACTAAAGCAGCGGCCGGGCTAATCAGCACATGGTCCCTAGTTGGTATGGCCATCGGAGGAATCATTGGTGGTTGGTTATCTGACAGATTCGGACGAGTACGAATGGCAGCCTGGATGATGGTACTTTTCTCTGTAGGAACAGCTTTTCTTGGATTTGTCCAATCTTACGAACAATTCCTCATCATTCGTTTTATTTCTGCCATTGGGATTGGGGCAGAATATTCTATTTGTACAATGCTTATGGCCGAATATGTCCCTACGAAAAAACGGACAACGATCCTTGGTGCTTTACAATCGTCTTATTCAGTCGGATATTTAGCAGCAGTCTTATTGGCTGGTGCAATCATCCCACAGCATGGTTGGCGACCTCTCTTCTTTATCTCTATTTTGCCAGTCATATTGGCAATTTTCATTGCTTACAAAATTCCAGAACCTAAAGGCTGGAAGGATGAAACGAAAAAGTCCAATGAGAACAAGAAAAATGAATGGGTTACAATTTTCAAAGATCCAAAAACAAGGGGGACTTTCTTGTTCTGGATTCTTACCGCAACTTTTTTACAATTTGGCTATTACGGTGTAGGAACCTGGCTCCCTACCTATATTGTAACCGAATTAGGTTTTACTTTTACTAAAATGACAGGGTATCTTGTTGGAACCTATACAGCTGCGATCCTTGGGAAGGCTATGGCAGGATGGTTAGCAGATCGATTTGGGCGGCGCAATGTTTATGTCATAAGTGCTTTTTTAACTGCAGGTGCCTTGCCATTCATTTATTTTTATCACACACCAACAAATATTATTATGCTTCTAACCATTTTAGGATTTATTTATGGGGCACAATATGGGATAAATTCTACTTACATGAGTGAAAGTTTTCCCACCCATATTCGGGGTACAGCTGTTGGTGGGGCGTATAATATCGGACGATTCGGAGCAGCGATTGCACCGATAAGCATCGGCATTATTGCAGAATCACATTCAATTGGACTAGGCTTAGCGATGTTGGGCATTGCTTACGCGATTTCTGGAATTATTCCAGCGTTATTTATCCGAGAAAAAATGTTTGATCCATTTGAAAATATATCAATCGATATTACGGATCAAAAAGAAGGCGCTTCCAAAAATCATTCGGCATAA